CACCTTCGCGGACTTCGCCGCGTCCTGCGCCGGGATCTCGACGGTCTCCTCGGCGGCAGCGCCGTCGGCGGCCTCGGCCTCGACGGCGCCCGGACGCACCGAGATCACCGGCGTGCCCTTGGCCGCCTTGGACTTCACGGAGAACGCGCCACCGAAGATGGACTGGTCCACCGAACCGTCGGCGTTCACGCCCACCGCGTCGTAGAGCAGACCGGAGCCCAGCCGCACGGCGACGCGCGCGGCGACCTCCTTGCCCTCGGCGCTGGCGGCGACGAGCACGGCGGCCGGCGAAGCCTGCTCCGCGAGCTTCGTCAGCACGTCGACCTTCGGGGTCACCAGGTAGCTCGTGGCGTCGTCGCCCTCGGCGACGTAGATCTTCGCGGCACCGTGGCCGGCGAGCGCTTCCTTGGCCTTGGCCGCGGTGCCCGTGGGGCCCACGACGACGGCCGAGGGCTCACCCAGCGCGCGGGCGGCGGTCAGCAGCTCGAGCGTGACCTTCTTGACATCACCGTCGACGTGGTCGACGAGGACGAGTACTTCAGCCATTTTTCGTGATCCTCCTCGAAACCGTGTCTCAGATGAGCTTCTGCGCGACCAGG
The sequence above is a segment of the Amycolatopsis sp. 2-15 genome. Coding sequences within it:
- a CDS encoding electron transfer flavoprotein subunit alpha/FixB family protein; its protein translation is MAEVLVLVDHVDGDVKKVTLELLTAARALGEPSAVVVGPTGTAAKAKEALAGHGAAKIYVAEGDDATSYLVTPKVDVLTKLAEQASPAAVLVAASAEGKEVAARVAVRLGSGLLYDAVGVNADGSVDQSIFGGAFSVKSKAAKGTPVISVRPGAVEAEAADGAAAEETVEIPAQDAAKSAKVTGIEPIVGGDRPELTEASIVVSGGRGVGSAEKFDVVEKLADSLGAAVGASRAAVDSGYYPAQFQVGQTGKTVSPQLYIALGISGAIQHRAGMQTSKTIIAVNKDAEAPIFEIADFGIVGDLFNVAPQLTEAVDKRKG